One genomic segment of Campylobacter sp. includes these proteins:
- a CDS encoding SDR family NAD(P)-dependent oxidoreductase: MKNTAFITGATSGFGEAIARALSAQGYKIIALGRRKERLQKLAGELGNTHIIAADIRDKAAVFDAVSALPENFKDVEVLVNNAGLALGLEGIAQTPVEDLETMVDTNIKGVLYSTKAVLPLMIARGSGYIFNLGSTAGAWPYPGSHVYGASKAFIKQFSRNIRNDLRGTGIRVTEIAPGICKSEFSEVRFKGDVARAAAVYEGVDAILPEDIAQIVLNCLAMPHRVNINVVEAMATQQSWAGLFIEKH, from the coding sequence ATGAAAAATACGGCATTCATCACGGGCGCTACGAGCGGCTTTGGCGAGGCGATCGCTAGGGCGCTTAGCGCGCAGGGCTATAAGATCATAGCACTCGGGCGGCGCAAAGAGCGGCTGCAAAAGCTAGCCGGCGAGCTAGGCAACACGCACATTATCGCCGCGGATATTCGCGATAAAGCTGCGGTGTTTGATGCCGTAAGCGCGCTGCCTGAAAATTTCAAAGATGTCGAGGTGCTCGTAAATAACGCGGGTCTTGCGCTCGGGCTTGAGGGGATCGCGCAGACGCCCGTAGAGGATTTGGAGACGATGGTCGATACGAATATCAAAGGCGTGCTGTATTCGACCAAGGCGGTGCTGCCGCTGATGATCGCGCGCGGTAGCGGCTATATCTTCAATCTCGGCTCGACTGCGGGCGCGTGGCCCTATCCGGGTAGCCACGTTTACGGCGCGAGCAAGGCGTTTATCAAGCAGTTTAGCCGCAATATCCGCAACGACCTGCGCGGCACGGGCATCCGCGTGACGGAGATCGCTCCTGGAATCTGCAAGAGCGAGTTTAGCGAGGTGCGCTTTAAAGGCGATGTAGCGCGCGCCGCGGCCGTGTATGAGGGAGTCGATGCGATCCTACCAGAGGATATCGCGCAGATCGTGCTAAACTGCCTAGCGATGCCGCACCGAGTAAATATCAACGTCGTAGAGGCGATGGCGACGCAGCAGAGCTGGGCTGGGCTTTTTATCGAAAAGCATTAA